Proteins encoded within one genomic window of Arachis ipaensis cultivar K30076 chromosome B08, Araip1.1, whole genome shotgun sequence:
- the LOC107612957 gene encoding putative pentatricopeptide repeat-containing protein At1g26500 isoform X3 → MLLRRTTTLINNHRLLTTIATTGNNPITPVNQDQLRRVCTILYQQQNMPESRLNSKLASTEFQLTHEFFLQVCNTFPYSWRPVYRFFQYTQQQNPTFPHTIVSFNKMLDVIGKSRNIDLFWSLLSDMARRCFVNDKTFIIALKTLGGARELKKCVEVFHLMNENGCGYNLETLNKVVGAMCGCKLVDEAKHVVLKLRDLVNPDAVTYRILIEGYCDKGELIEASKVWNLMMDDGVRPELEAFEKMMDIFFKKDMCGEALKLFRTIRFKRMDELRDSSYKLVIKWLCRKGMMCDAQEVFDEMRSRGIQVDNLTLGSVVYGLVSRHRVREAYQVVKEIDSPDISVYHGLIKGLVRLRRASEATEVFREMIRRGCEPTMHTYIMLLQGHLGRRGRKGSDPLINFDTIFVGGLVKVGKSKEAGKYVERVMNRGLEVPRFDYNKFLHHFSNEEGVVMFEEMGKKLREVGLVDLADIFERYGQKMATRDRRRNRFPISEDTKDV, encoded by the coding sequence ATGCTTCTCCGACGAACTACCACCCTCATCAACAACCACCGCCTCCTTACAACAATCGCCACAACAGGCAACAACCCCATTACTCCGGTGAACCAGGACCAGCTCCGCCGAGTCTGCACTATCTTGTATCAGCAACAAAACATGCCCGAGTCACGCCTCAACTCGAAACTCGCCTCCACTGAGTTCCAACTCACCCACGAGTTCTTCCTTCAAGTTTGCAACACCTTCCCCTATTCATGGAGACCTGTTTACCGCTTCTTCCAATACACACAGCAACAAAACCCCACTTTCCCTCACACCATTGTGTCCTTCAACAAGATGCTTGATGTAATTGGAAAGTCTCGTAACATTGACCTCTTTTGGAGCCTTCTTTCTGATATGGCACGACGTTGTTTTGTTAACGATAAGACCTTCATTATAGCCCTCAAGACTTTGGGTGGTGCTAGGGAATTGAAGAAATGTGTTGAGGTATTCCACTTGATGAATGAAAATGGGTGTGGCTACAATCTGGAGACACTAAACAAGGTTGTTGGAGCAATGTGTGGTTGCAAGCTTGTTGATGAGGCTAAGCATGTTGTCTTGAAGTTGAGGGATTTGGTTAACCCTGATGCAGTTACTTATAGGATCTTGATTGAGGGTTATTGTGATAAGGGTGAATTGATTGAGGCTTCAAAGGTTTGGAATTTGATGATGGATGATGGGGTTAGGCCCGAGTTGGAAGCTTTTGAGAAAATGATGGATATTTTTTTCAAGAAGGATATGTGTGGCGAGGCGTTGAAGCTCTTCCGGACAATAAGGTTTAAGAGGATGGATGAGCTCCGGGATTCGAGTTATAAGTTGGTGATCAAATGGTTGTGTAGGAAAGGGATGATGTGTGATGCACAAGAGGTGTTCGATGAAATGCGTAGTCGAGGGATTCAAGTTGATAACTTGACTCTGGGATCCGTGGTTTACGGACTTGTCTCAAGACATAGGGTTAGGGAGGCTTATCAGGTTGTGAAGGAGATTGATTCACCGGATATAAGTGTATATCATGGATTGATCAAAGGGCTTGTGAGGTTGAGGCGGGCCAGTGAGGCGACTGAAGTGTTTAGGGAAATGATTAGGAGAGGTTGTGAACCAACAATGCATACCTATATAATGTTGTTACAAGGGCATTTGGGGAGGAGAGGTAGGAAGGGGTCTgatccacttatcaattttgaCACTATCTTTGTTGGTGGTTTGGTGAAGGTGGGAAAATCGAAAGAAGCTGGAAAGTATGTGGAGAGGGTGATGAACAGAGGGCTTGAGGTGCCAAGGTTTGATTACAATAAATTCTTGCACCACTTTTCAAATGAGGAAGGTGTGGTTATGTTTGAGGAGATGGGAAAGAAGTTGAGAGAGGTCGGTTTGGTTGACTTGGCAGACATATTTGAGAGATATGGACAAAAGATGGCTACTAGGGATAGGAGAAGGAACAGATTTCCAATATCAGAAGACACTAAGGATGTGTAA
- the LOC107612957 gene encoding putative pentatricopeptide repeat-containing protein At1g26500 isoform X2 codes for MEGEDRGIFLYKLLHFVVLDAGMLLRRTTTLINNHRLLTTIATTGNNPITPVNQDQLRRVCTILYQQQNMPESRLNSKLASTEFQLTHEFFLQVCNTFPYSWRPVYRFFQYTQQQNPTFPHTIVSFNKMLDVIGKSRNIDLFWSLLSDMARRCFVNDKTFIIALKTLGGARELKKCVEVFHLMNENGCGYNLETLNKVVGAMCGCKLVDEAKHVVLKLRDLVNPDAVTYRILIEGYCDKGELIEASKVWNLMMDDGVRPELEAFEKMMDIFFKKDMCGEALKLFRTIRFKRMDELRDSSYKLVIKWLCRKGMMCDAQEVFDEMRSRGIQVDNLTLGSVVYGLVSRHRVREAYQVVKEIDSPDISVYHGLIKGLVRLRRASEATEVFREMIRRGCEPTMHTYIMLLQGHLGRRGRKGSDPLINFDTIFVGGLVKVGKSKEAGKYVERVMNRGLEVPRFDYNKFLHHFSNEEGVVMFEEMGKKLREVGLVDLADIFERYGQKMATRDRRRNRFPISEDTKDV; via the exons ATGGAGGGGGAGGATAGGGGTATATTCTTATACAAGTTATTACATTTTGTAGTTCTTGATGCAGGG ATGCTTCTCCGACGAACTACCACCCTCATCAACAACCACCGCCTCCTTACAACAATCGCCACAACAGGCAACAACCCCATTACTCCGGTGAACCAGGACCAGCTCCGCCGAGTCTGCACTATCTTGTATCAGCAACAAAACATGCCCGAGTCACGCCTCAACTCGAAACTCGCCTCCACTGAGTTCCAACTCACCCACGAGTTCTTCCTTCAAGTTTGCAACACCTTCCCCTATTCATGGAGACCTGTTTACCGCTTCTTCCAATACACACAGCAACAAAACCCCACTTTCCCTCACACCATTGTGTCCTTCAACAAGATGCTTGATGTAATTGGAAAGTCTCGTAACATTGACCTCTTTTGGAGCCTTCTTTCTGATATGGCACGACGTTGTTTTGTTAACGATAAGACCTTCATTATAGCCCTCAAGACTTTGGGTGGTGCTAGGGAATTGAAGAAATGTGTTGAGGTATTCCACTTGATGAATGAAAATGGGTGTGGCTACAATCTGGAGACACTAAACAAGGTTGTTGGAGCAATGTGTGGTTGCAAGCTTGTTGATGAGGCTAAGCATGTTGTCTTGAAGTTGAGGGATTTGGTTAACCCTGATGCAGTTACTTATAGGATCTTGATTGAGGGTTATTGTGATAAGGGTGAATTGATTGAGGCTTCAAAGGTTTGGAATTTGATGATGGATGATGGGGTTAGGCCCGAGTTGGAAGCTTTTGAGAAAATGATGGATATTTTTTTCAAGAAGGATATGTGTGGCGAGGCGTTGAAGCTCTTCCGGACAATAAGGTTTAAGAGGATGGATGAGCTCCGGGATTCGAGTTATAAGTTGGTGATCAAATGGTTGTGTAGGAAAGGGATGATGTGTGATGCACAAGAGGTGTTCGATGAAATGCGTAGTCGAGGGATTCAAGTTGATAACTTGACTCTGGGATCCGTGGTTTACGGACTTGTCTCAAGACATAGGGTTAGGGAGGCTTATCAGGTTGTGAAGGAGATTGATTCACCGGATATAAGTGTATATCATGGATTGATCAAAGGGCTTGTGAGGTTGAGGCGGGCCAGTGAGGCGACTGAAGTGTTTAGGGAAATGATTAGGAGAGGTTGTGAACCAACAATGCATACCTATATAATGTTGTTACAAGGGCATTTGGGGAGGAGAGGTAGGAAGGGGTCTgatccacttatcaattttgaCACTATCTTTGTTGGTGGTTTGGTGAAGGTGGGAAAATCGAAAGAAGCTGGAAAGTATGTGGAGAGGGTGATGAACAGAGGGCTTGAGGTGCCAAGGTTTGATTACAATAAATTCTTGCACCACTTTTCAAATGAGGAAGGTGTGGTTATGTTTGAGGAGATGGGAAAGAAGTTGAGAGAGGTCGGTTTGGTTGACTTGGCAGACATATTTGAGAGATATGGACAAAAGATGGCTACTAGGGATAGGAGAAGGAACAGATTTCCAATATCAGAAGACACTAAGGATGTGTAA
- the LOC107612957 gene encoding putative pentatricopeptide repeat-containing protein At1g26500 isoform X1, translated as MAVTAVEHSRSWRRCFRFFNALVRLSEMLLRRTTTLINNHRLLTTIATTGNNPITPVNQDQLRRVCTILYQQQNMPESRLNSKLASTEFQLTHEFFLQVCNTFPYSWRPVYRFFQYTQQQNPTFPHTIVSFNKMLDVIGKSRNIDLFWSLLSDMARRCFVNDKTFIIALKTLGGARELKKCVEVFHLMNENGCGYNLETLNKVVGAMCGCKLVDEAKHVVLKLRDLVNPDAVTYRILIEGYCDKGELIEASKVWNLMMDDGVRPELEAFEKMMDIFFKKDMCGEALKLFRTIRFKRMDELRDSSYKLVIKWLCRKGMMCDAQEVFDEMRSRGIQVDNLTLGSVVYGLVSRHRVREAYQVVKEIDSPDISVYHGLIKGLVRLRRASEATEVFREMIRRGCEPTMHTYIMLLQGHLGRRGRKGSDPLINFDTIFVGGLVKVGKSKEAGKYVERVMNRGLEVPRFDYNKFLHHFSNEEGVVMFEEMGKKLREVGLVDLADIFERYGQKMATRDRRRNRFPISEDTKDV; from the exons ATGGCTGTTACCGCTGTGGAACATAGTCGAAGTTGGCGCCGTTGTTTTCGGTTCTTTAACGCGTTAGTTCGACTTTCCGAG ATGCTTCTCCGACGAACTACCACCCTCATCAACAACCACCGCCTCCTTACAACAATCGCCACAACAGGCAACAACCCCATTACTCCGGTGAACCAGGACCAGCTCCGCCGAGTCTGCACTATCTTGTATCAGCAACAAAACATGCCCGAGTCACGCCTCAACTCGAAACTCGCCTCCACTGAGTTCCAACTCACCCACGAGTTCTTCCTTCAAGTTTGCAACACCTTCCCCTATTCATGGAGACCTGTTTACCGCTTCTTCCAATACACACAGCAACAAAACCCCACTTTCCCTCACACCATTGTGTCCTTCAACAAGATGCTTGATGTAATTGGAAAGTCTCGTAACATTGACCTCTTTTGGAGCCTTCTTTCTGATATGGCACGACGTTGTTTTGTTAACGATAAGACCTTCATTATAGCCCTCAAGACTTTGGGTGGTGCTAGGGAATTGAAGAAATGTGTTGAGGTATTCCACTTGATGAATGAAAATGGGTGTGGCTACAATCTGGAGACACTAAACAAGGTTGTTGGAGCAATGTGTGGTTGCAAGCTTGTTGATGAGGCTAAGCATGTTGTCTTGAAGTTGAGGGATTTGGTTAACCCTGATGCAGTTACTTATAGGATCTTGATTGAGGGTTATTGTGATAAGGGTGAATTGATTGAGGCTTCAAAGGTTTGGAATTTGATGATGGATGATGGGGTTAGGCCCGAGTTGGAAGCTTTTGAGAAAATGATGGATATTTTTTTCAAGAAGGATATGTGTGGCGAGGCGTTGAAGCTCTTCCGGACAATAAGGTTTAAGAGGATGGATGAGCTCCGGGATTCGAGTTATAAGTTGGTGATCAAATGGTTGTGTAGGAAAGGGATGATGTGTGATGCACAAGAGGTGTTCGATGAAATGCGTAGTCGAGGGATTCAAGTTGATAACTTGACTCTGGGATCCGTGGTTTACGGACTTGTCTCAAGACATAGGGTTAGGGAGGCTTATCAGGTTGTGAAGGAGATTGATTCACCGGATATAAGTGTATATCATGGATTGATCAAAGGGCTTGTGAGGTTGAGGCGGGCCAGTGAGGCGACTGAAGTGTTTAGGGAAATGATTAGGAGAGGTTGTGAACCAACAATGCATACCTATATAATGTTGTTACAAGGGCATTTGGGGAGGAGAGGTAGGAAGGGGTCTgatccacttatcaattttgaCACTATCTTTGTTGGTGGTTTGGTGAAGGTGGGAAAATCGAAAGAAGCTGGAAAGTATGTGGAGAGGGTGATGAACAGAGGGCTTGAGGTGCCAAGGTTTGATTACAATAAATTCTTGCACCACTTTTCAAATGAGGAAGGTGTGGTTATGTTTGAGGAGATGGGAAAGAAGTTGAGAGAGGTCGGTTTGGTTGACTTGGCAGACATATTTGAGAGATATGGACAAAAGATGGCTACTAGGGATAGGAGAAGGAACAGATTTCCAATATCAGAAGACACTAAGGATGTGTAA